In Nissabacter sp. SGAir0207, the genomic stretch GGGGGCGTTCACTGGCGCGCAGCGCCGCCATCTGGGACGATTTGAGCGCGCTGACGGCGGCACGCTGTTTTTGGATGAGCTGGCGACCGCGCCGATGCTGGTGCAGGAGAAGCTGTTGCGGGTGATTGAGTATGGCCAGCTGGAGCGCGTCGGCGGCAGCCAGCCGCTGCGGGTCGATGTGCGGCTGGTGTGTGCCACCCACGCTGACCTGCCAGCGCTGGCGGCGGCCGGCAAGTTCCGCGCCGACCTGCTCGACCGGCTGGCGTTTGACGTGGTGCCGCTGCCGCCGCTGCGCCGCCGCCAGCAGGACATCATGCTGCTGGCGGAGCACTTCGCCATCTCCATGTGCCGCGAGCTGCACCTGCCGCTGTTTCCCGGCTTCAGCGAGCGCGCCCGTGCCACCCTGCTGGGCTATGGCTGGCCGGGCAACGTGCGTGAACTGAAAAACGTAGTGGAGCGCTCGATGTATCGCCACGGCACCAGCGACCACGCGCTGGATGAGATCATCCTCAACCCCTTCCAGCCACAGGGAGCCGCGCCAGAGCCGTCCACCGCCCAGACTGGCGCACTGCCGCCGCTGCCGCTGGATCTGCGCGGCTGGCAGCACCAGCAGGAGCATGACCTGCTGCGGCAGGCGCTGGCTCAGGCGCACTATAACCAGCGCCGTGCCGCCACCCTGCTCGGCCTCACCTACCACCAGCTGCGCGGGATGCTGAAAAAACATGCTCTTTTGCCGGGCGAAGGGCCAGAAACGACAAAAAATCTCTGACCCAAGGCCCGCTACCGGCGCAACAGATTGGGGTGATCGCCAGAGTACGGTACAATCATCTTATTGCTTACTTAACAATGAAGCGCTTATGCGAGTTTTAACCTATTGGATGCTGGCGCTGGCCGGTCTGGCCAGCAGCGTCTGTGCCGCGCCCCGGCCGGTGCCCGCCACACCCCCGGACATCCGCCAGAGCGGGTTCGTCTACTGTGTCAGCGGCGTCCTCAACACCTTCAACCCGCAGATGGCCAGCAGCGGGCTGACGATCGACACTTTGGCGGCGCAGATCTACGATCGCCTGCTGGATGTTGACCCCTACACCTACCGGCTGATCCCGGAGCTGGCGCAACGCTGGGAAGTGCTCGACAACGGCGCGACCTACCGTTTCCACCTGCGCCGCGATGTGCCGTTCCAGACCACTGGCTGGTTCACGCCGACCCGCAAGCTGAATGCCGATGATGTGGTATTCAGCTTCCGGCGGATCATTGACGCGCACCACCCCTACCATGAGATCAACGGCGGCAGCTACCCCTACTTTGACAGCCTGCGCTTCGCGGAGAGCGTCAAGCGCATCCGCAAGCTGGATGACAATACGGTGGAGTTCCAGCTCAACCAGCCAGACGCCTCTTTCCTCTGGCATCTGGCGACCCACTACGCGCCGGTGCTGTCGGCCGAGTATGCCGATAACCTGACCCGGATTGGCCGTCAGGAGGAGCTGGATCGCGAACCAGTGGGCACCGGGCCGTTCATGCTTAATGAGTACCGCGCCGGGCAGTATATCCGTCTGGCGCGCAACGGCGCCTACTGGAAGGGCGTGCCGCGGATGCCGCAGGTGATCATTGATCTGGGTGCCGGTGGCACGGGCCGCTTGTCCAAATTGCTGACCGGCGAGTGCGACGTGCTGGCCTATCCGGCCGCCAGCCAGCTCACCATCCTGCGTGACGACCCGCGCCTGCGGATGACGCTGCGCCCCGGCATGAACGTCGCTTATCTGGCGTTCAATACTGGCAAGCCGCCCCTCGACAACCCGAAGGTGCGGGAAGCGATTGCGCTGGCGATCAATAATCAGCGCCTGATGCAGTCCATCTACTACGGCACCGCCGAAACCGCCGCCTCGATCCTGCCACGCGCCTCCTGGGCCTATGACAACGCCTCGCGCGTGACGGCCTATGACCCGGCGCGCGCGCGCCAGCTGCTGCAAAGTCAGGGCATCACCAATTTGCAACTGCACCTCTGGGTGCCGACCGCCTCACAATCCTATAACCCCAGTCCGCTGAAGACCGCGGAGCTGATCCAGGCTGATCTGGCTCAGGTGGGCATTCAGGTGGTGATTCGCCCGGTGGAGGGGCGCTATCAGGAGGCGCGGCTGATGGAGATGAACCACGACCTGACGCTGGCGGGCTGGGCCACGGACAGCAACGACCCGGACAGCTTCTTCCGGCCGCTGCTGAGCTGTGCGGCCATCGCCTCGCAGACCAACTACGCGCACTGGTGCAACAGCGAGTTTGATGCCCTGTTGCAACGCGCCTTGCGCTCCCAACAGCTGGCCCAGCGCATCGATGAGTACCAGCAGGCGCAGCGCATTCTGGCGGAGCAGCTGCCGGTGCTGCCGCTCGCCTCTTCGCTGCGCTTGCAGGCCTACCGTTATGACATCAAGGGGCTGGTGCTCAGCCCGTTTGGCAACGCCTCGTTCGCTGGGGTGTACCGCGAGGCCCCGGAGGGATCGCAACCATGATTATCTTTACCCTGCGCCGCCTGTTGCTGCTGGTGATCACGCTGTTCCTGCTGTCGCTGGTGGGCTTCAGCCTCAGCTACTTTACGCCCCACGCCCCGTTGAGCGGCGCGGCGCTGACCGATGCCTACGCTTTCTACTTCCACAGCCTGTTGCAGTGGGAGTTTGGCGTCTCCAGCATTAATGGCCAGCCGATCCGCGAGCAGCTGCATGAGGTGTTCCCGGCGACCCTGGAGCTGTGCCTACTGGCCTTCGGGCTGGCGCTGCTGATCGGCATCCCGCTCGGCATCACCGCCGGGGTGACGCGCCACAAGTGGCCCGACACCCTGATCAGCACGCTGGCGCTGATTGGTTTCTCCATGCCGGTGTTCTGGCTGGCGCTGCTGCTGATGCTCTTCTTCTCGCTGCACCTCGGCTGGTTGCCGGTCTCTGGCCGGCTGGATCTGCTCTACCAGCTGAAGCCAGTCACCGGCATTACGCTGGTGGATGCCTGGCTCTCTGACTCGCCCTACCGCCATGACATGCTGGTGAGCGCCCTGCGCCACCTGGTGCTGCCGGTGGCGGCGCTGGCGGTCGCCCCCACCACCGAGGTGGTGCGGCTGATGCGCATCAGCACCGATGAGGTGTTCAGCAAAAACTACATCAAGGCCGCCGCCACCCGTGGCCTGTCGCGCTTTACCGTGATCCGCCGCCATGTGCTGCACAACGCGCTGCCGCCGATCATCCCCAAGCTGGGGCTACAGTTCTCCACCATGCTGACGCTGGCGATGATCACCGAGGTGGTGTTCAGCTGGCCGGGGCTGGGGCGCTGGCTGGTCAACGCCATCCGCCAGCAGGACTATGCCGCCATCTCGGCCGGGGTGATGCTGGTCGGCGGGCTGGTGATTGTGGTGAACGTGCTCTCCGACATCCTGGGCGCGCTGACCAACCCATTGAAACATAAGGAGTGGTATGCCCTTCGATAACGTCTACCGCGAAAAGCGCACCATTGGCCCGATGCGGGCGCTCTGGCTGCACTTCTACCGCGACAGCCTGGCGATGATCGGCTTCTACGGCGTGCTGCTGCTGCTGGTGCTCTGCCTGTTCGGCCACTACTTCGCGCCCTATACGCTTGACCAGCAGTTCCTCGGCTACCAACTGCTGCCGCCCTCCTGGTCGCGCTATGGCAACGTCTCCTTCTTCCTCGGCACCGATGATCTGGGGCGCGACATCCTGAGCCGCCTGCTTTCCGGCGCAGCGCCGACGCTCGGCTCGGCCATCGTGGTCACCTTTGGCGCGGCGCTGTTTGGCATCCTGCTCGGGGTGCTGGCTGGCATCACCCACGGGCTGCGGTCGGCGGTGATGAACCATGTGCTGGATACGCTGCTCTCCATCCCGACCCTGCTGCTGGCGATTGTGGTGGTGGCCTTCATTGGGCCGAAGCTGGAGCACGCGATGCTGGCGGTGTGGCTGGCGCTGGTGCCGCGCATGGTGCGCACTGTCTACAGCGCGGTACACGACGAGCTGGAAAAAGAGTATGTGGTGGCGGCGCGGCTGGACGGTGCTTCTATTCGTTATCTGCTCTGGTATGCCATACTTCCTAATATTGCTGCGGTGCTGGTGAGTGAGTTCACCCGCGCCCTCTCGATGGCGATCCTGGACATCGCCGCCCTCGGTTTTCTCGATCTCGGTGCCCAGCTTCCCTCCCCGGAGTGGGGGGCGATGCTGGGAGACTCGCTGGAACTGGTCTACGTTGCCCCCTGGACAGTGATGCTGCCGGGCGCTGCCATTATGGTCAGCGTCCTGTTCATCAACCTGATGGGCGACGGTATGCGCCGGGCAATCAATGCGGGGATCGAATCATGACAGGTAGACAGATGCGTAATCTGATCCCGATGGGGGTGCGCTGATGCCCCTGCTGGATATCCGTAACCTCACCATTGAGTTCATGACGCCGGACGGCCCGGTCAAGGCGGTCGATCGCGTCAGCATCTCGCTGATGGAGGGGGAAGTGCGCGGGCTGGTGGGTGAGTCCGGCTCGGGCAAGAGCCTGATCGCCAAAGCAATCTGCGGCGTGACCAAGGACAACTGGCGTGTCACCGCCGACCGCTTCCGTTTCAATGACATCGATCTGCTGCAACTGACGCCGCGCGAGCGGCGCAAGGTGGTGGGCCACCATGTGTCGATGATCTTCCAGGAGCCGCAATCCTGCCTCGATCCCTCGGAGAACATTGGCCGCCAGCTGATGCAGGCGATCCCCGGCTGGACTTTCAAAGGCAAATGGTGGCAACGCTGGCACTGGCGCAAGCGCCGGGCGATTGAGCTGCTGCACCGGGTGGGCATCAAGGATCACAAGGACATCATGGGCAGTTACCCTTACGAGTTGACCGAGGGGGAGTGCCAGAAGGTGATGATCGCCATCGCGCTGGCCAACCAGCCACGGCTGCTGATTGCCGATGAGCCAACCAACGCGATGGAGCCGACCACTCAGGCGCAGATCTTCCGCCTGCTGGCGCGCCTGAACCAGAACAACAACACCACCATTCTGCTGATCAGCCACGATTTGCAGATGATGAGCAAGTGGGCCAACCGCATCAATGTGCTCTACTGCGGCCAGACGGTGGAGAGCGCCACCTGTGAGGATCTGCTCTCCACGCCGCACCACCCCTATACGCAGGCGCTGATCCGGGCGATGCCCGATTTTGGCCGCTCCCTGCCGCACAAGAGCCGGCTCAACACCCTGCCGGGGGCCATCCCCTCGCTGGAGCACCTGCCGATTGGCTGCCGGTTGGGGCCGCGCTGCCCCTATGCGCAGAAGAAGTGCATTGAGACGCCGCCGCTGAAGCCAGTGAAAAGCCACGCCTTCGCCTGCCACTTCCCGCTTAACATGGAGAAGTCGTGATGGAGACGCTGTTTGAGGTGCGCAACCTCAGCAAAACCTTCCGCTATCGCACCGGCATGTTCCGGCGCATGATGGTGGAAGCGGTGAAGCCCGTGAGCTTTACCCTGCGCGAGCGCCAGACGCTGGCGATCATCGGCGAGAACGGCTCCGGCAAATCGACGCTGGCGAAGATGCTCTCTGGCATGGTGGAGCCAAGCGGCGGCGAGATGCTGATCGACAACCATCCGCTGGAATTTGGTGATTACGGCTACCGCAGCCAGCGCATCCGCATGATTTTGCAAGACCCGAGCACCTCGCTCAATCCGCGCCAGCCCATCGGCCAACTGCTGGACGCGCCGCTGCGCATCAACACCGATCTGGACGCGCCGTCGCGCGAGCAGCGTATCTACCAGACCCTGCGCCAGGTGGGACTGCTGCCTGACCACGCCAGCTACTATCCGCACATGCTGGCCGCTGGCCAGACGCAGCGCGTGGCGCTGGCGCGCGCGCTGATCCTGCAACCCAAGGTGATCATCGCCGATGAGGCGCTGGCCTCACTGGATATGTCCATGCGCTCACAGATCATCAACCTGATGCTGGAATTGCAGGAAAAACACGGCCTATCCTACATTTACGTGACCCAGCACTTGGGAATGATGAAACATATCAGCGATCAGGTGCTGGTGATGCACAACGGCGAGGTGGTGGAGCGCGGCTGTACCGCCGAGGTGTTGGCGGCACCGCTGCACGACCTCACCCGCCGCCTGATCCACAGCCACTTTGGGGAGGCGCTGACCGCCGACGCCTGGCGGCGCGATGGCCGGTTTTGACCACTGATCGGAGCAGATCGCGAATCGTCTCCCAATTTCCTCCGGGCATGCTAGAATCGCCCGGTTTATTCACGCGGACGCGCGGCCAGGCCAGATGCCGGCGCGCCCTCCGCACGCAACAATGACCACAAGGATTATTGCTATGGGTTTTCTTACCGGCAAACGCATTCTGATTACTGGCGTTGCCAGCAAACTTTCCATTGCTTACGGTATCGCTCAGGCTATGCACCGCGAAGGCGCGGAACTGGCTTTCACTTACCAGAATGACAAGCTGAAATCCCGCGTTGAAGAGTTCGCGACCGAGCTGGGTTCTAACCTGGTGCTGCCGTGTGACGTGGCAGAAGATGAAAGCATCGATGCAATGTTTGCTGAACTGGCTAAATCCTGGCCGAAATTCGACGGTTTCGTTCACTCCATCGGCTTCGCGCCGGCCGACCAGCTGGACGGTGACTACGTGAACGCTGTAACCCGTCAGGGCTTTGGCATCGCGCACGACATCAGCTCCTACAGCTTCGTGGCGATGGCGAAAGCCTGCCGCAGCATGTTGAACCCGGACTCCGCCCTGCTGACCCTCTCCTACCTGGGTGCAGAGCGCGCGATCCCGAACTACAACGTAATGGGTCTGGCGAAAGCCTCCCTGGAAGCCAACGTGCGCTACATGGCGAACGCCATGGGCCCGGAAGGCGTGCGCGTCAACGGCATCTCCGCTGGCCCGATCCGCACCCTCGCCGCTTCCGGCATCAAGAACTTCCGTAAGATGCTCTCCCACTGCGAAGCAGTCACCCCGATCCGCCGTACCGTGACCACCGAGGACGTGGGCAACTCCGCCGCGTTCCTGTGCTCCAACCTGGCAGCGGGCATCTCCGGTGAAATCCTGCACGTTGACGGCGGCTTCAACATCGCTGCGATGAACGAGCTGGAACTGAACTAACCTCCCCCTGACGCGCCACGGCGCGCCTGACCAAACCGGCCATCTGGCCGGTTTTTTTATGCCTGTACGTCCCCTCTCCCCAACACCTCTTCCTTTACCTACCTCCTCGGCGTGACAAACCTCATTACAATACGCAACCGTTTGCTTGCACTGCTCATTTCGTGATCAGCATGTTATGTTTGTGTCGGAATTGTGATTTAAAACAGATAAAACCCTACCGTCTCCTGCCTTTTATTGGCCTTCCCGGTAAAAACATTTTTTTCAACCTGAAATTTAGGCAAAAAACGCGAACCAAGTCACATTTTTATATTCCTAACGGATATCAGAAAAATGCCATTTATTGTTAAACAGGGCGATATGATGGCAAAGCGTGGTCACACCCTATCATCGGCAGTAATGTAGTTTATGAGCAATCAGATAAACTGTATGACTTAAGAAAAGCAGAATATATCACTTCGTAAATTTTGATTGCTCATTAATCAAAATATTAATTTGGTAAATCCCCAAGCGGCAATCTTTCATGCTGCATTGTATTTGCAAGGGCTGCGCAATCTGTCGGCAGGGATGTTTGTAACAGATTATTTCTAATCCCTTGCCTGATTGACAAAGATAGGGAACATTACCAGCCGCTATTTATCTTATAACAACGCGAAGGATGC encodes the following:
- the pspF gene encoding phage shock protein operon transcriptional activator, with protein sequence MSESLDNLLGEANEFIEVLEQVSRLAKLNKPVLVIGERGTGKELIAHRLHYLSDRWQGPFISLNCAALNENLLDSELFGHEAGAFTGAQRRHLGRFERADGGTLFLDELATAPMLVQEKLLRVIEYGQLERVGGSQPLRVDVRLVCATHADLPALAAAGKFRADLLDRLAFDVVPLPPLRRRQQDIMLLAEHFAISMCRELHLPLFPGFSERARATLLGYGWPGNVRELKNVVERSMYRHGTSDHALDEIILNPFQPQGAAPEPSTAQTGALPPLPLDLRGWQHQQEHDLLRQALAQAHYNQRRAATLLGLTYHQLRGMLKKHALLPGEGPETTKNL
- the sapA gene encoding ABC transporter substrate-binding protein SapA: MRVLTYWMLALAGLASSVCAAPRPVPATPPDIRQSGFVYCVSGVLNTFNPQMASSGLTIDTLAAQIYDRLLDVDPYTYRLIPELAQRWEVLDNGATYRFHLRRDVPFQTTGWFTPTRKLNADDVVFSFRRIIDAHHPYHEINGGSYPYFDSLRFAESVKRIRKLDDNTVEFQLNQPDASFLWHLATHYAPVLSAEYADNLTRIGRQEELDREPVGTGPFMLNEYRAGQYIRLARNGAYWKGVPRMPQVIIDLGAGGTGRLSKLLTGECDVLAYPAASQLTILRDDPRLRMTLRPGMNVAYLAFNTGKPPLDNPKVREAIALAINNQRLMQSIYYGTAETAASILPRASWAYDNASRVTAYDPARARQLLQSQGITNLQLHLWVPTASQSYNPSPLKTAELIQADLAQVGIQVVIRPVEGRYQEARLMEMNHDLTLAGWATDSNDPDSFFRPLLSCAAIASQTNYAHWCNSEFDALLQRALRSQQLAQRIDEYQQAQRILAEQLPVLPLASSLRLQAYRYDIKGLVLSPFGNASFAGVYREAPEGSQP
- the sapB gene encoding putrescine export ABC transporter permease SapB — encoded protein: MIIFTLRRLLLLVITLFLLSLVGFSLSYFTPHAPLSGAALTDAYAFYFHSLLQWEFGVSSINGQPIREQLHEVFPATLELCLLAFGLALLIGIPLGITAGVTRHKWPDTLISTLALIGFSMPVFWLALLLMLFFSLHLGWLPVSGRLDLLYQLKPVTGITLVDAWLSDSPYRHDMLVSALRHLVLPVAALAVAPTTEVVRLMRISTDEVFSKNYIKAAATRGLSRFTVIRRHVLHNALPPIIPKLGLQFSTMLTLAMITEVVFSWPGLGRWLVNAIRQQDYAAISAGVMLVGGLVIVVNVLSDILGALTNPLKHKEWYALR
- the sapC gene encoding putrescine export ABC transporter permease SapC; the protein is MPFDNVYREKRTIGPMRALWLHFYRDSLAMIGFYGVLLLLVLCLFGHYFAPYTLDQQFLGYQLLPPSWSRYGNVSFFLGTDDLGRDILSRLLSGAAPTLGSAIVVTFGAALFGILLGVLAGITHGLRSAVMNHVLDTLLSIPTLLLAIVVVAFIGPKLEHAMLAVWLALVPRMVRTVYSAVHDELEKEYVVAARLDGASIRYLLWYAILPNIAAVLVSEFTRALSMAILDIAALGFLDLGAQLPSPEWGAMLGDSLELVYVAPWTVMLPGAAIMVSVLFINLMGDGMRRAINAGIES
- the sapD gene encoding putrescine export ABC transporter ATP-binding protein SapD, which translates into the protein MPLLDIRNLTIEFMTPDGPVKAVDRVSISLMEGEVRGLVGESGSGKSLIAKAICGVTKDNWRVTADRFRFNDIDLLQLTPRERRKVVGHHVSMIFQEPQSCLDPSENIGRQLMQAIPGWTFKGKWWQRWHWRKRRAIELLHRVGIKDHKDIMGSYPYELTEGECQKVMIAIALANQPRLLIADEPTNAMEPTTQAQIFRLLARLNQNNNTTILLISHDLQMMSKWANRINVLYCGQTVESATCEDLLSTPHHPYTQALIRAMPDFGRSLPHKSRLNTLPGAIPSLEHLPIGCRLGPRCPYAQKKCIETPPLKPVKSHAFACHFPLNMEKS
- the sapF gene encoding putrescine export ABC transporter ATP-binding protein SapF, producing MMETLFEVRNLSKTFRYRTGMFRRMMVEAVKPVSFTLRERQTLAIIGENGSGKSTLAKMLSGMVEPSGGEMLIDNHPLEFGDYGYRSQRIRMILQDPSTSLNPRQPIGQLLDAPLRINTDLDAPSREQRIYQTLRQVGLLPDHASYYPHMLAAGQTQRVALARALILQPKVIIADEALASLDMSMRSQIINLMLELQEKHGLSYIYVTQHLGMMKHISDQVLVMHNGEVVERGCTAEVLAAPLHDLTRRLIHSHFGEALTADAWRRDGRF
- the fabI gene encoding enoyl-ACP reductase FabI, with the translated sequence MGFLTGKRILITGVASKLSIAYGIAQAMHREGAELAFTYQNDKLKSRVEEFATELGSNLVLPCDVAEDESIDAMFAELAKSWPKFDGFVHSIGFAPADQLDGDYVNAVTRQGFGIAHDISSYSFVAMAKACRSMLNPDSALLTLSYLGAERAIPNYNVMGLAKASLEANVRYMANAMGPEGVRVNGISAGPIRTLAASGIKNFRKMLSHCEAVTPIRRTVTTEDVGNSAAFLCSNLAAGISGEILHVDGGFNIAAMNELELN